A single window of Acetohalobium arabaticum DSM 5501 DNA harbors:
- the porD gene encoding pyruvate synthase subunit PorD has protein sequence MAAKKDAQKPGWKEVPEGGLILEAGNATEYKTGGWRTHRPELDIDQCINCHRCWIYCPDSAIVSEDEEVTGFDHDYCKGCGICAHECPVDAISMIKEEPSTEE, from the coding sequence ATGGCTGCTAAAAAAGATGCTCAAAAACCCGGTTGGAAGGAAGTTCCAGAAGGCGGTTTGATCTTAGAAGCAGGTAATGCTACTGAGTATAAGACTGGAGGCTGGAGAACTCATCGTCCAGAATTGGATATAGATCAGTGTATTAATTGTCATCGCTGCTGGATTTATTGTCCAGATTCTGCTATTGTTTCTGAAGATGAAGAAGTTACTGGATTCGATCATGATTATTGTAAAGGCTGTGGAATTTGTGCTCATGAATGTCCTGTTGATGCTATTTCTATGATTAAAGAGGAGCCATCAACTGAAGAATAA
- a CDS encoding transketolase C-terminal domain-containing protein: MSNEVALTGHEVIANAMRQINPDVVAAYPITPQTEIVQLFSQFVADGKVDTDFVTVESEHSAMSATVGASAGGARAMTATAANGLALMWEIVYIAASTRLPIVMPVVNRALSGPINIHCDHSDAMGARDSGWIQLYAEDAQEAYDNAVQAVRIGEHEDVRLPVMVNMDGFIISHAVENMELLADEDVQEFVGEYEPENTLLDSENPITVGPIDLQDFYFEHKRQQVDAMENAKDVIADIAQEYKEMTGRGVEYFEEYKLDDAEIGILALGSTAGTAKVAVDDLREQGVKAGLLKLRMFRPFPTEELVEALKDLEVLAVMDRADTFSTTGGPVFADVRSAFYDAKADVEVVNYIYGLGGRDTRVEDIESIYEDLQEIAASGKVENRVNYLGVRE; the protein is encoded by the coding sequence ATGTCCAACGAGGTTGCTTTAACTGGTCACGAAGTAATAGCTAATGCCATGAGGCAGATAAATCCTGATGTTGTAGCAGCATATCCAATAACTCCGCAGACAGAAATTGTACAGTTATTTTCACAATTTGTTGCGGATGGAAAAGTAGATACAGATTTTGTTACTGTAGAGAGTGAACACAGTGCAATGAGTGCTACAGTCGGTGCATCTGCTGGTGGAGCTAGAGCAATGACTGCTACTGCTGCTAATGGTTTAGCTTTAATGTGGGAAATTGTATATATTGCTGCATCAACTAGATTGCCGATTGTAATGCCTGTAGTAAATAGAGCATTAAGTGGACCAATTAATATTCACTGTGATCACAGTGATGCTATGGGGGCTAGAGATTCCGGCTGGATTCAGCTATATGCTGAGGATGCCCAGGAAGCTTATGATAATGCTGTTCAGGCTGTAAGAATTGGTGAACATGAAGATGTTAGACTACCTGTTATGGTTAATATGGACGGGTTTATTATCAGTCATGCAGTAGAGAATATGGAATTATTAGCTGACGAAGACGTACAGGAATTTGTTGGTGAATATGAACCGGAAAATACTTTATTAGATTCTGAAAATCCAATTACTGTAGGACCGATTGACCTACAGGACTTCTATTTCGAGCATAAACGTCAGCAGGTTGATGCAATGGAGAATGCTAAAGATGTTATTGCTGATATTGCTCAAGAATATAAAGAAATGACAGGTCGCGGCGTTGAATATTTTGAAGAGTATAAGTTAGATGATGCAGAAATTGGAATTTTAGCTTTAGGTTCTACTGCTGGAACTGCTAAAGTAGCTGTTGATGACTTAAGAGAGCAGGGGGTTAAGGCTGGACTTCTCAAATTAAGAATGTTTAGACCTTTCCCAACAGAAGAGCTTGTAGAAGCACTTAAAGATTTAGAAGTATTAGCTGTAATGGATAGAGCAGATACCTTCTCTACTACTGGAGGACCTGTATTTGCTGATGTAAGAAGTGCTTTCTATGATGCTAAAGCTGATGTAGAGGTAGTTAACTATATCTATGGTTTAGGTGGTCGTGATACTAGAGTTGAAGATATAGAATCTATTTATGAAGATCTACAGGAAATTGCTGCTTCTGGTAAGGTTGAAAATAGAGTAAATTATCTCGGTGTAAGAGAATAG
- a CDS encoding thiamine pyrophosphate-dependent enzyme, with protein sequence MSKVNLKELSHQDERLTGGHRLCSGCGASIIVRQILHATQDPVVVGCATGCLEVSTTIYPYTAWKDSFIHNAFENSAATVSGVEAAYRSLKKQGKIDEETKFLAFGGDGGTYDIGFQSLSGAMERGHDMVYVCYDNGAYMNTGIQRSSATPRNASTTTSPAGEVIPGKQQFRKELTDIVAAHNIPYVAQASPHKFKDLVRKAKKAFEVEGPAFLNVLSPCPRGWRYPEDEAMDLLRSATDSCFWPLYECEDGEWKLNYKPKEKAPITDWLKPQGRFKHVFKEGNEHLVDEIQEHVDQRWETILHRCGETE encoded by the coding sequence ATGTCTAAAGTTAATTTAAAAGAATTATCACATCAGGATGAAAGGTTGACCGGTGGACATAGATTATGTTCAGGATGTGGAGCTTCAATTATTGTGCGACAGATTTTACATGCCACACAAGATCCAGTGGTAGTTGGTTGTGCAACAGGTTGTCTTGAGGTTTCAACTACTATTTATCCTTATACTGCTTGGAAAGACTCTTTCATTCATAATGCTTTTGAAAATTCTGCTGCAACTGTTAGTGGTGTAGAAGCTGCTTATCGTTCTTTAAAGAAGCAGGGTAAGATCGATGAAGAGACAAAGTTTTTAGCTTTTGGTGGTGATGGTGGAACTTACGATATCGGTTTCCAATCACTTTCTGGAGCTATGGAACGTGGGCATGACATGGTTTATGTCTGTTATGATAACGGTGCTTATATGAATACTGGTATTCAGCGTTCCAGTGCTACACCTAGAAATGCTAGTACAACAACTAGTCCAGCTGGAGAAGTAATTCCTGGTAAGCAGCAGTTTAGAAAAGAGTTGACTGATATAGTTGCTGCTCATAACATTCCTTATGTTGCCCAGGCTTCACCACATAAGTTTAAGGATTTAGTACGAAAAGCTAAAAAAGCCTTTGAAGTAGAAGGACCGGCCTTCTTGAATGTATTATCTCCATGTCCAAGAGGATGGAGATATCCAGAAGATGAGGCTATGGATCTATTGAGATCAGCTACAGATAGCTGTTTCTGGCCGTTATATGAGTGTGAAGATGGTGAGTGGAAGTTAAATTACAAGCCGAAAGAAAAGGCTCCAATTACTGATTGGTTAAAGCCGCAGGGTAGATTTAAGCATGTCTTTAAAGAAGGTAATGAGCATTTAGTTGATGAGATCCAAGAACATGTTGACCAGAGATGGGAAACAATTCTTCACCGCTGTGGAGAAACTGAATAA
- a CDS encoding DUF362 domain-containing protein has protein sequence MAFKVTDECVACETCLDECPEDAIEEGDIYSIDEDECIECGICADECPTEAIIEE, from the coding sequence ATGGCTTTTAAAGTCACTGATGAATGTGTAGCCTGTGAAACCTGTTTGGATGAATGTCCAGAAGATGCTATTGAAGAAGGCGATATTTATTCAATTGATGAAGATGAATGTATAGAATGCGGTATCTGTGCAGATGAATGTCCTACAGAAGCAATTATTGAAGAATAA
- a CDS encoding AAA family ATPase, translated as MEITKEELRAGFKEENYICGEEVRIPTYLALKLEKPLLITGEPGVGKTEIAKVLSNFFNTELIRLQCYEGLDENKALYEWNYQKQLINIQINKDNKSENLIEEDIFSEDYLLERPLLKSIKAEKRPVLLIDEIDKTDEEFEAFLFELLSDFQVSIPELGTVAAKQKPIVVLTSNANRELSDGLKRRCIFLYIDLPSIEKEVEIIRTKVPGIGDKLSRDIAAAISYLRVNLDLKKKPSISETLDWARALVGLDADRLSPELIQRTRTLFLKNKNDLDSFDELGAKRLIREIN; from the coding sequence ATGGAAATTACTAAAGAAGAACTGCGAGCTGGATTTAAGGAAGAAAATTATATCTGTGGTGAGGAGGTAAGAATACCTACTTATTTAGCTTTAAAGTTAGAAAAGCCGCTGTTAATCACTGGAGAGCCGGGGGTAGGTAAGACAGAGATTGCTAAAGTGTTAAGTAATTTTTTTAATACTGAATTAATTCGACTACAGTGTTATGAAGGATTGGATGAGAATAAAGCCCTTTATGAATGGAATTATCAAAAACAATTGATCAATATTCAGATTAATAAGGATAATAAATCAGAGAATCTGATTGAAGAAGATATCTTCTCTGAGGATTATTTATTGGAAAGACCATTACTTAAATCAATTAAAGCAGAGAAACGTCCGGTATTATTGATTGATGAAATAGATAAGACTGACGAAGAGTTTGAGGCATTTCTGTTTGAATTGTTGTCTGATTTCCAGGTTTCGATTCCTGAATTAGGGACGGTGGCTGCAAAACAGAAACCGATTGTAGTGTTAACTAGTAATGCTAATCGAGAATTATCTGATGGTTTAAAACGGCGCTGTATCTTTTTATATATTGATTTACCATCTATTGAAAAGGAAGTGGAGATTATTCGTACTAAAGTACCTGGGATTGGTGATAAGTTATCTAGAGATATTGCTGCTGCGATTAGTTATCTCAGGGTTAATCTGGATCTTAAAAAGAAGCCTTCTATTTCTGAAACATTGGATTGGGCTAGAGCTTTAGTAGGCTTAGATGCAGATAGATTGAGTCCAGAATTAATCCAGCGTACTAGAACGTTATTTTTGAAGAATAAGAATGATCTGGATAGTTTTGATGAATTAGGAGCCAAGCGTTTAATTAGAGAGATAAATTAA